DNA from Amycolatopsis sp. DSM 110486:
GCGCCCGAGGGCGACGCCGACGGGTACATCGACCTGGAGTTCTTCCACCAGCTGTTCTGCGCCGACCTGGACACTGATCTCGCCGCTTTCATGGCCGTCGCCCAGCGCGGGTTCGCGCTGTCCTGCCTGTCCGCCGCTTCCGGAGTGCCTGGCTGGCGGACCATCCCGAGCTGGTACCTCGTGGCCGCCGACGACGTCACGATCCCGCCGGAGGCCGAGCGGTTCATGGCGAAGCGCGCCGGAGCGCAGACGGTGGAGGTCGCCAGTTCGCACGTCGCGATGATCAGCAAGCCGGCCGAGACGATCGACCTGATCGTCGCGGCATGCGGTGCCTGACACAGGACAAGCTCTAGGCTGACCTGGTGACGCGACGCGAGGCCACGAGCGGGCCCGATCCGGAGCTCGTGGCACTCGCCGGACGGCTGCTGGGCGCCATCGACGAGTTCGCGGACGAGATCGCGTCCGCGATCGAGGCCCGCGTCGAGTTCTACTCCCTGACTACCGTCGTGTCGGCAGACGACCTGAGGCGATCCGTGCGAGGCAACCTCGAGTATGTCCTCCGGTCCTTGCAGGAGGACCGGTTCGCCGACGTCGCGGCAGCCCGGACGACCGGTGCTCTGCGAGCCGAGCAAGGGGTGCCGCTGTCGGTGGTCATGGCGGCGTTCCGCGTGCTGTTCAGCCAGATCTGGCACAGCCTCGTGCGGCACGCCCGTACGCAGGAACGGGTCTCCGATCAGGCACTGGTGGACGCGGCCTCCGACCTCTGGTCCGCACACGACACCTTCGCCGAGGAGATGGCCGCTGCGCACCGCGAGGCGACGATGGCACTGGTGCTGCGGAACGAGGGCGAGCGGTCGGCTCTGGTCGGCGCACTCCTGGAGGGGCGGCCGCTGCACGAGACGTCCGTCTGGGAGGTAGCGGACGTGCTGCGCCTGCCCAAACGGGGGCCCTTCGTCGTGGTCGCGGCCGAATCGGTGCAACTGGCCCAGGAGGCGCTGCCCGGCATCGAGAACCGCTTGCGGGCACGACGCATCGGGTCGGCCTGGCGGCTGATGCCCGATGCGCAGATCGGGATCGTGCGCTTCGAGAACGACGCCGACCTGCGCCCGCTCGCGTCGACCCTGACGGCGTCGGCGCACAGCCGGATCGGCGTCAGCCCGCCGTATCGGGCACTGACGGAGACGGCGGCCGCGCTGCGTTTCGCGCGCATCGCGCTGGCGAGCACCGTCGCCGGCACGCCGCACGTCACGATGTTCGACGACTTTCCCCTTGCCGTCGCGGCGGTCAGCGCGCCCGACGCGATGCAGCGAGTCCGGCAGGCCGTACTCGGCCCGAGTCCGGCAGGCCGTACTCGGCCCGAGTCCGGCAGGCCGTACTCGGGCCGATCCTCGACCTGCCGCCCGAGCAAGGCAAGGTCCTCCTCGACACCCTGGCCGCGTGGCGGGACAACGGAGGGTCGGCGTCAGGCGCCGCGGCAGTTCTGTTCTGTCACCCCAACACGGTCCGCCATCGGCTGCGCCGGGTCGAGGCCGCCACCGGTCGCTCTCTCAGCGACCCGAAAGCAACCGCGGAGATCCTGATCGCGCTCGAGGCCGCGTTGCTGGGAATTGCGCGGTGATGACCGCCTGGGCTCACCGGTCCGCGATCCCGGGCCGGGCTCGCCCGCTCGGCTACGCCGGTGCTCGGTGACGGCACCCCGCCTCGAAGCCCGGGCCATCACCACCGCGCGGCTGGACCTGCTGCCGCTGCTGGTCGAGCACGCCGAGGAGATGGCGCGGGTGCTGTCCGATCCGGCGCTGCACACCTTCATCGGCGGCACCCCGGACACTCCGGAAGCCCTGCGTACGCGCTACCAGCGCATGACCGCCGGCTCGCCTGACCCGGCCGTGACCTGGCTGAACTGGGTGATCCGGCTTCGCGGCGATGCCTGTCTGACGGGCACCGTCCAGGCCACCGTGAGTGCCGCCGGCGCGGAGATCGCCTGGGTGGTGGGGACGCCGTGGCAAGGCCGCGGCATCGCCACTGAAGCCACCCAGGCGCTCGTCGCCTGGCTCGAACGGCAGCCGGTGGCCGCCGTTCTCGCCCACGTCCACCCCGGGCACCGGGCTTCCGCCGCCGTGGCCACCGCCGCCGGGCTCACGCCCACCGACGAGTGGCACGACGGCGAAATCCGCTGGCTCCGGGCCCGCTGACCCGGTCCTACTTGCCGAATCCGGCCCGCCGCAGCGCGTCGGCCATCGAGCCGTTGCCGCCGGAGTTGCCTCCGCGGTCACGACCGCCGCCGCTACCACCGCGGTTGCCCTGCTGGCCACGCCGCTGACCGCCGCCACCGCCCTGGCCGCCACCGCCACCCTGGCCGCCGCCGCCGCCCTGACCGCGGTCACGACCGCCGCCACCGCCACCACCACGACGGTCCTGCGACGAAGCACCCGGCTCGTCGTCCAGGCGCAGCGTCAGCGAGATCCGCTTGCGCGGCACGTCGACGTCGAGCACCTTCACCTTCACGATGTCGCCGGGCTTCACGACGTCGCGCGGGTCCTTCACGAAGTTCTTCGACAGCGCCGACACGTGGGCGAGGCCGTCCTGGTGCACGCCGACGTCGATGAACGCGCCGAACGCCGCCACGTTCGTGACCACACCCTCCAGCCGCATCCCGGGCTTGAGGTCACCGATCTTGTCCACGCCCTCGGCGAACGTCGCCGTCTTGAACGCCGGACGCGGGTCGCGGCCGGGCTTCTCCAGCTCGGTCAGGATGTCCGTGACGGTCGGGAGCCCGAAGGTCTCGTCCACGAACTCCGTCGGCTTGAGCGCCTGCAGCGTGCGGGCGTTGCCGATCAGCTCGCGGATGCCCGAGCCGGTGCGGTCGAGGATCCGCCGCACCACCGGGTACGCCTCGGGGTGCACCGAAGACGCGTCGAGCGGGTCGTCGCCGTCCGGGATGCGCAAGAAGCCGGCGCACTGCTCGAACGCCTTGGGCCCGAGCCGCGCGACCTCCTTCAGGGCGGTGCGCGACTTGAACGGACCGTTGGTGTCGCGGTGGGACACGATGTTCTCGGCGAGCCCCGTGGTGATGCCCGAAACCCGCGTGAGCAGGGGAGCGGACGCGGTGTTCACGTCCACGCCGACCGCGTTCACGCAGTCCTCCACCACCGCGTCGAGCGAGCGCGACAGCGACACCTCGGACAGGTCGTGCTGGTACTGGCCGACGCCGATCGACTTCGGGTCGATCTTCACCAGCTCGGCCAGCGGGTCCTGCAGCCGGCGCGCGATCGAGACGGCGCCGCGCAGCGACACGTCCATGCCCGGCAGCTCCTGCGACGCGAACGCCGACGCCGAGTACACCGACGCGCCCGCCTCGCTGACGACGGCTTTCGTGAGGCTCAGTTCGGGGTGCTTCTTGATGAGCTCCTGCGCGAGCTTGTCCGTCTCGCGCGACGCGGTGCCGTTGCCGATCGAGATCAGGTCCACGTGGTGCTTCGCCGACAGCACGGCGAGCTCGGCGATCGACTGGTCCCACTTGTTCGCCGGCTGGTGCGGGTAGATCACGTGCGTGTCCACGACCTTGCCGGTCGCGTCGACCACGGCCACCTTCACACCGGTGCGGAAGCCCGGGTCGAGGCCCATCGTCGCGCGCGTGCCGGCCGGCGCGGCCAGCAGCAGGTCGCGCAGGTTCGCCGCGAACACGCGCACGGCGTCGTCCTCGGCCGACTGGCGCAGCCGCATCCGCAGGTCGATGCCCAGGTGCAGGAGGATCTTGGTGCGCCAGGCCCAGCGCACGGTGTCGCCGAGCCACTTGTCGGCGGGCCGGCCTTGCTGGGTGACGCCGAACTTGTGCGCGATCCGCATCTCGTACTCGGTCGGACCGACGCGCGGCTCGGCGTCCTCGGCCCGGGGTTCCTCGGCCTCCATCGACAGGTCGAGGATTTCCTCCTTCTCGCCGCGCAGCATCGCGAGGATGCGGTGCGAGGGGAGCTTCGCGTACGGCTCGGAGAAGGTGAAGTAGTCGGCGAACTTCGCGCCTTCCTCTTCCTTGCCCGCGCGGACCTTCGACGCGATGTGCCCCTCGGTCCACATCTTCTCGCGCAGCTCGCCGATCAGGTCGGCGTCTTCGGCGAAGCGCTCCACGAGGATCGAGCGGGCGCCGTCGAGCGCGGCCTGCGCGTCGGCGACACCCTTGTCGGCGTCGACGAACACAGCGGCCGCGGCCTGCGGGTCGGTGTTCGGGTCGTTCATGAGGCCGTCGGCCAGCGGCTCGAGGCCGGCCTCACGGGCGATCTGCGCCTTCGTCCGCCGCTTCGGCTTGTACGGCAGGTAGATGTCTTCCAGGCGCGACTTCGTGTCCGCGGCCATGATCTGGGCCTCGAGCGCCTCGTCGAGCTTGCCCTGCGTGCGGATCGACTCCAGCACGGAGACGCGCCGCTCGTCGAGTTCCCGCAGGTAGCGCAGCCGTTCCTCGAGCGTGCGCAGCTGCGCGTCGTCGAGCATCCCGGTGACTTCCTTGCGGTACCGGGCGATGAACGGCACGGTCGACCCCCCGTCGAGGAGGTCGACCGCGGCCTTGACCTGACCTTCGCGCACCCCCAGCTCTTCGGCGATCCGTTCCTCGACCGACTGCACGCTCACAACCAGGCTCCTGCTCCGTCTCGGTGTCCCGTGCCGAGCATTCTGCCGCCCGGTGCGGTGCGACTTTCGTATGGCCCCGTCGAAGCGACGCCCGAACGGTTCCTTGACACCGAGATTGGTCTAGTCCACTTTGTGGTGACCTGCCTCACTCTTTCGTGGAGGTCTTGCTGTGTTCTCCAAACGGTCCCCACAACCTCGCCCTTCCCGCCGACCCAAACTCGCGATCAGCGCCCTGATCGCCACCGTGGCCGCGTGCCTCGGTGTCACCTTCGTCATCGGTGGCAGCGCCTCGGCGGCCAACATCCTCGCCAACCCCGGCTTCGAAAGCGGCAGCCTTTCGGGCTGGACCTGCAGTGGTTCCGCCTCCGTGGTGTCCAGTGGCGCCCACGGCGGGACCAAGGCGCTCAGCGCCGCGCCGTCGTCGTCCGACACCGCCCAGTGCTCGCAGCAGGTGACGGTGAAGGCGAACACCGCCTACAAGCTGTCGGCCTGGGTGCAGGGCAGCTACGTCTACCTGGGCGTCTCCGGCACCGGCGGCGCCGACACCAGCACCTGGACGCCGGGCACGAGCGGCTGGAGCCAGCTCGTGGTCGACTTCACCACCGGCGCGTCCACCAGCATCACCGTGTACCTGCACGGCTGGTACGGACAGCCGGCCTACCTGGCTGACGACGTCAACCTCGACGGCCCGGGCACCCCGCCGCCCACGACCCCGACCACGCCGACGACACCCACCACCCCGCCGACGACCCCGACCACGCCCACCACGTCCCAGCCGCCGACGACCGGTGACCTGGCCAAACACGTGCTCACGGGCTACTGGCAGAACTTCTACAACGGCGCCAAGGCCCTCAAGCTCGCCGACGTGCCCACGCGCTACAACATCATCGCCGTGGCCTTCGCCGACGCCACGGGCACACCGGGCGCCGTGAACTTCACGCTCGACTCCGGCCTGTCGTCGCAGCTCGGCGGCTACACCGACGCGCAGTTCCGCGCCGACATCAAGACCGTGCAGGCGCGCGGCCAGAAGGTGATCATCTCCGTCGGTGGTCAAAACGGCACGATCAACGTCAGCGACTCGTCGTCGGCGAACAACTTCGCCAACTCCGTTAAGTCGCTGATCTCGACCTACGGCTTCGACGGCGTGGACATCGACCTCGAGAACGGCATCAACGCCACCTACATGGGCCAGGCGCTGCGCAGCATCCACAACGGCGGCGGCTCGGTCATCACCATGGCGCCGCAGACGATCGACATGCAGTCCACCCAGGGCGGCTACTTCCAGCTCGCGCTGGGGATCAAGGACATCCTCACGGTCGTCAACATGCAGTACTACAACTCGGGCACCATGCTCGGCTGCAACGGCCAGGTCTACGCGCAGGCGACCGTCGACTTCCTGACGGCGCTGGCGTGCATTCAGCTGCAAGGCGGTCTGCGGGCCGACCAGGTGGCCCTCGGCCTGCCGGCTTCCGGCTCGGCGGGCGGCGGCTACCAGGCTCCGTCGAACGTCGTCTCGGCGCTCAACTGCCTCGCACGCGGCACCAGCTGCGCCGGCTTCAAACCCTCGGCCACGTACCCGGCGATCCGCGGTGCCATGACCTGGTCGATCAACTGGGACGCGTCCGCCGGGTACGCGTTCGCGAACACCGTTGGCGGCGCGCTCGCGAATCTGCCTTAGGGGCGCTCCGGACAAGACCTTGGAAGGACTCCCGCGACGGCAGGGAGGGCGTCGTCGCGGGAGCTCCTTTCAAGACACCCCCAGTGCACGTGCTCAGAGGGGGGTGAGCGCGTGCGACGCCGCAAGCGTGCCTGGTGGTGGTTGGTGGATGTGTTGAGGGATTGTTGAATCTGCTGGTCAGCGACCGATCCGGAGGTCGACGATCGGCAGCCGCAGTGCGCCGGGCGCCGTCGTCGGTACGGTCGGCTTGAGCGGCGCCACCGGAGTGATCCGGCGATAAGCCGAGCCCAGAGCCGGGCGGGGATCGGCCTCGCCCTTGTTCGGCCACAACGCCATCGCGCGTTCGGCCTGGGCGGTGATCGTCAGCGACGGGTTCACGCCCAGGTTGGCCGAGATCGTCGAGCCGTCGACGATGTGGAGGCCGGGGTGGCCGTAGACGCGCTGGTAGGGGTCGACGACGCCGGTGTCGGGGGA
Protein-coding regions in this window:
- a CDS encoding Tex family protein gives rise to the protein MSVQSVEERIAEELGVREGQVKAAVDLLDGGSTVPFIARYRKEVTGMLDDAQLRTLEERLRYLRELDERRVSVLESIRTQGKLDEALEAQIMAADTKSRLEDIYLPYKPKRRTKAQIAREAGLEPLADGLMNDPNTDPQAAAAVFVDADKGVADAQAALDGARSILVERFAEDADLIGELREKMWTEGHIASKVRAGKEEEGAKFADYFTFSEPYAKLPSHRILAMLRGEKEEILDLSMEAEEPRAEDAEPRVGPTEYEMRIAHKFGVTQQGRPADKWLGDTVRWAWRTKILLHLGIDLRMRLRQSAEDDAVRVFAANLRDLLLAAPAGTRATMGLDPGFRTGVKVAVVDATGKVVDTHVIYPHQPANKWDQSIAELAVLSAKHHVDLISIGNGTASRETDKLAQELIKKHPELSLTKAVVSEAGASVYSASAFASQELPGMDVSLRGAVSIARRLQDPLAELVKIDPKSIGVGQYQHDLSEVSLSRSLDAVVEDCVNAVGVDVNTASAPLLTRVSGITTGLAENIVSHRDTNGPFKSRTALKEVARLGPKAFEQCAGFLRIPDGDDPLDASSVHPEAYPVVRRILDRTGSGIRELIGNARTLQALKPTEFVDETFGLPTVTDILTELEKPGRDPRPAFKTATFAEGVDKIGDLKPGMRLEGVVTNVAAFGAFIDVGVHQDGLAHVSALSKNFVKDPRDVVKPGDIVKVKVLDVDVPRKRISLTLRLDDEPGASSQDRRGGGGGGGRDRGQGGGGGQGGGGGQGGGGGQRRGQQGNRGGSGGGRDRGGNSGGNGSMADALRRAGFGK
- a CDS encoding chitinase; this translates as MATVAACLGVTFVIGGSASAANILANPGFESGSLSGWTCSGSASVVSSGAHGGTKALSAAPSSSDTAQCSQQVTVKANTAYKLSAWVQGSYVYLGVSGTGGADTSTWTPGTSGWSQLVVDFTTGASTSITVYLHGWYGQPAYLADDVNLDGPGTPPPTTPTTPTTPTTPPTTPTTPTTSQPPTTGDLAKHVLTGYWQNFYNGAKALKLADVPTRYNIIAVAFADATGTPGAVNFTLDSGLSSQLGGYTDAQFRADIKTVQARGQKVIISVGGQNGTINVSDSSSANNFANSVKSLISTYGFDGVDIDLENGINATYMGQALRSIHNGGGSVITMAPQTIDMQSTQGGYFQLALGIKDILTVVNMQYYNSGTMLGCNGQVYAQATVDFLTALACIQLQGGLRADQVALGLPASGSAGGGYQAPSNVVSALNCLARGTSCAGFKPSATYPAIRGAMTWSINWDASAGYAFANTVGGALANLP
- a CDS encoding GNAT family N-acetyltransferase — translated: MTAPRLEARAITTARLDLLPLLVEHAEEMARVLSDPALHTFIGGTPDTPEALRTRYQRMTAGSPDPAVTWLNWVIRLRGDACLTGTVQATVSAAGAEIAWVVGTPWQGRGIATEATQALVAWLERQPVAAVLAHVHPGHRASAAVATAAGLTPTDEWHDGEIRWLRAR
- a CDS encoding helix-turn-helix domain-containing protein, with product MAAWRDNGGSASGAAAVLFCHPNTVRHRLRRVEAATGRSLSDPKATAEILIALEAALLGIAR